The DNA sequence attcttcaaaaagaacagaaaacaaaatagtaagAACTGAAAAACTGATACCTATAAAAGATAAGTAGGAATCAAAAGAAGATAGAAACAGGATCTGGTTTTctctgaacatatttttaatgtatattttacttttgaatatatatatttacatttatgtatatattcaaaaacaaactaaaccaaAAGACCTTAAAGTTGAAATATAAGTAATCTTCTTAAACTAAGCTTTGAAAATTCCTATTTTCAACCCCTCTCATCCAaaaccccaaaaatatttttttatttttttcaagtttacttattttgagagaaagacaatgtgagcaggagggagggttgagagggggtgagagggggagagagagagaaagagagaaagagagaaagagagagagagagagagagaatgaatcctaagcaggctctgcaccatcagtgcaaagcctgaagCAGGGGTCAAacactcaaactgtgagatcatgacctgagctgaaaccagaatcagacacttaactaagccacccaggtgccccagcaaaaaAAGGTGATAATATTTCAAAAGAGTAATCATTCTGCTAGCATTTACCATTATATGCAAAATCACAATTTCCAGTAATTTACATATATCAGTATTCATTTGAGATATGTCCTCTCCAAGAGATGAAGACAATAATGGAACTAAATGAGATTTAAAGTAAAACTATTACAGCAATTTAAAACATACTCAGAAGAATGGCCAATTTTGATTAGATTATGAATTACCTGTTTGTATTCACTGACACAGCTTTGACAGCAAAATCTTTTCTGCTGACCATCAATCACCAGGACATTGTTTCCAGCACCTTTGCTGGGCAGGTACTCGCCACACTGTTCACAGCAGTTCATTATTAAACCATTGGCCATTCTGTATCTATTAAAGCAGTGGTCACTGCACAGCTTATgagtcatatttttaaagctaactTCATGgcgaatctaaaaacaaaattttaagaaataaatgagtatCACAAGTAGCTAAATAACAAGGTGCTACAGTAGAAAACGCCTCAATAACTTTTCTGTGGAAAGCTtacttagagaaaaagaaaaagtattcttCATGATTCTTTGAACTAACTTTTATATATACAAGAAATGCATGTATGGAAGACAGGTAAGCATTAGTGACATAACTACAAACTTCTCTAGAGAtatctaaaaattatatgaaacaaCCCAGTTTGAATAGCATTAGTAAAAAACTTCTACAACAAAGAGACTGGAATCTTAAGACAAATCCAAAAGGAACTATAAACAAAATACACTGCTCTAGAAAGGTAGGAGAAAaccaatattattaaatattcaaagaGGTATATACAATACACAGGCTTCTTTTAATATAATCAAATGATACCATATTAATATAATGGGAAGTTATTGAAAAACGTTCCCTCCACTTGTTCTCCTTCTTAAGCATGATAGTTTGTAGTCCAGCCTGCATACTTAAACACTATGGTTTTGTCTCTACATGTCCCAAACCTCtggaaaaaagttaatgttttaatatttcctaAATCATTCTCTCAATGGGAGAATGGAACTATGGAATGGAAATACATGcttcatttttaaggaaatatatacTGATGACGTGGTAACTACTAAATAAAGCTAAGAATTTTCCCATTAGTTAGAACTAAGAGAGAAGGCACAAAAATACAAACCTCCGTTAGTTTACCACAAATTGTACATCTTGATTTATTTAGAGCTCCTTTAGTAGGATTCTGTTTGTCTTCATAGAGAGACAAACAAGATGTACTACAGAATTCCTGGAAAGATTCACTTGAATCCACTTGAGCAACAATGGTTCCTTTCATTGTAGTTATATCTCTGAAAAATAGATGGAACAACTTAAAGTAAAATTGTATTTGAAAGGAAATCAAATATAAGAGTATTTAATAACTAACATTTCTAATTTCAACAGATTTTATCCTGGGAATCAAACACCATTTTTAGATCCATTAAATCacttttactatttaaaaactcTTGGCAATAAAATGTGAACACAGAAgattaggaagaaaaattattttatactattaAATTTTTGCCAGTATCCAATTTATCTTCAAACTCCTTAACAAGGCTTTCAGACActgaaaacactttaaaaaaaaaaaacaaacactattattatttatgtagaaTTTAACATCAAACCCTAATTTCCTgagatataaatttataataccTAGCCAATTCCTTTCCCATAggtaaatagaaaacttgaacaatcTAGGTCACAGAAATATGACATATATTCTAGAGAGGATAACTGAACTTAATTAAGTACACCTCCATAGCCAGAACCTAAAAGAACCCCACCTACCATTGTATACAGCTCTCTAACTGCAATTAGAAATGGTAGGAAACAAAATTGAAGATTTGTGaagttttcctttaataaaattctgaattttaaggTCCTATATTATAATATTCAAAAGTCTACTACTATAAAACAATCTAAAAACTATGTTACTGTTCCACAACTTGAATTTATTAAAGTTGCAGAGCCCTTTCCAAAGTTCTAAGATCTAAAACCATATTCACAAACTTGGGCTGCTCCCTGAGATTTTACAGAAAGAAAGCCCACCTGGTTTGTGCACATAATATACCATATTCCACTATCTTTAACTAGTGAAGCAAGACCTAAAAAACAATGTAACAGAGAACTGTCTCTCccaaagctataaaaaaaaaaactggtaccTGAGTCTTAAAACAGTGGGTATTATAATGATTTAATGTTCAAAACAAGCATAAAACAGAAAATCCTAAGACTTGCCAATTGAAAGTAATCTTAATATGAAGATAGTACAAAATTTCACCTATTTTAATGTGATGTAAATTGCAAAACAATTTTATCTGGCtagaattataataattaataatgcaAATAAACATGCATTTTGACAAATTTAAGGGGTTCAATGGAGATTAGAGACAAAATTAATTATAAGGGCCTAGAATCAAAATCAACCCCAAACCCTAGCCAAATAAAAAGCCTTTTAATCATCAGCCACCCAGTGGTGTAGGGAATCCTCCAAAGCCACTGCAAATTTCAGCTCTGCTTATGATTCAAACAACTAGCTTACCAATTTATCAAACACCATAATTTGCCTCTAAGACTCTTACAATTTTCCTACAATTATATACCACCAATATTCAACCATATGAAATTATGCTGAAAGGCAAATCTTACCTACACTTGTGTGACAGAGCATAACCCATAGACCTGTCCAAgcactatgatgtacacctgaaactaacacacCTCTGTGCATCAACTGtacttcattaaaaagaaaaagaaagaaagaaagaaagaaagaaaggtaaatcTTACTTTTTACACATAACACAAAGTTTCTTTGGAGCAGGCttgtgagagaaggaagaaaggcaggtgGTAGAACAAAAGAGGTGAGCCGATCCTTTTCTTTGATAGGCTGTCTGTCCCTTCTGTAAAGGTTTTTTGCAGTTTGCACAAGTGACTTTAACTGGTTTAGTAGGTGGTGGTGGTTGCTGCTGTTGTGCAGAAGGCTGGAAAATCTGTTTAGGAAGCGAGGCCACTGGTGATAAAGAATCCACCCCTGGCTGTTTCTGATTACGAGGAAATGACGCTGACTGGGAGATccaagaatcttaaaaacaaaatgcacaaGGAAGACTAAATGAAACAAGTATTTACACACATCAAGATTTCTATCAGAGAAACAGTTTTCACTTCCCATCCTGTACAAGTTTAAGGCCTTAATAAGGCAGCAACGTAGCAGagagataaaaaccaaaaattctaGAGTAAGAATGCCTGGTTGACAGACTCCAACTACTAAACTAGAAAGGTAAACTCTGTTCCTAACTCTTCTCCAAACTGGAAATGGTACCAAACTCGTATGAATGGTAAcattaaatgatataatacatGCAATAAAACATAGTatcttttaagaaacattaaaaatattagccattatttattaaacaatattCCTTTAAGGAACACATACAGTATCAACATAAAAGTTGATAGTGAAAGTGATAAGAAAATCTTGGCCAACTGAACACTTGACAAATACAGGTCTGGTAAACTTACATATGACTATAttcaaaacatctttttaaaaacagtttttccaaggtacctaggtggctcagttggttaagcatccaactcttaatttcagctcaggtcatgagctcacaatcCAGAGCCCCACAGAGGACTCCACGTGaaacctgcttgcaattctctctctcctggtctttctttctctgctccacccccactcatgcacacgcatgcacgtgctccctctctctcaaagtaaataaacattttaaaatataaaaagtgttttctttttttaattttttaaatgttttatttatttttgagacagagagaaacagggtataagaaggggaggggcagagacagggagatacagaatctgaagtagactccaggctctgagctgtcagcacagagccggatgcggggctcaaactcacaaacaggaaatcatgacctaagcagaagtcggaggcctaaccaactgagccacccaggcgccccaaaaacagCATTTTCCAAGTTACTTCCATGACCTCTAAATAGATCACATAATACCAATGAAATTAAAGTGTTAACCAGAAATGAAAAGCCAACATCTAATGACCCATCCAACATTATATACTCTCTCCCTGCAAACAGTTTCAGCATAGCACAGAATTAAAAGATATGTGCAATATTATCAGCAAAAtgcagaataatttattttttccctcgtAAGCTGATACTTAGCAGGAAGTCTCGTGCTTACTAGTTACTGCTCCACAGACCTCTCACTACACTACCAATACCAtaaccttttttccttttgaaactttACAGGCCACCATGTCTAAGTTCTACTATTGtctctagtaatttttttcttttctagattttttcaaattttcaactTCCATATACAAGAAATTGTCCTTCTACATGAAaaacaattgttttctttttccttccacagGAAGTACAAATTTATCTAGAGCTCAGGgaaatttctatattttcaaaacCTTGAAGAGGGAGATTTCCTGGTTCAAACCCAGTCCATCAACCTAATGATTTCAAGGGGCTACATTACACTGCTATTGAAATTTTACCTTACTCTACAATACCCCTCTCCACAAAATTATACTTCATACAAAGAGTAAACAGTGCATTCTGGAATCCTGTTATTCTATGATCAGGGTAACAGACcagttttaataaataagtaaaaataatgactacaaagaaaattcagttggcccttgaacaacatgggtttgaactacgTAAGTCCACTTATACGAAGACGTTTTAACAGGAGAGTATTGTAAAGGTAttgtcttttccttatgattttcttaataacattcttttctctagcttactttattataaaaatatagcatataatacatatcatACAAAACACATGTTGactgttatcagtaaggcttccagtcaacagtagactactagttaaaaagaaaacaaaacccaaaggctACTAGTAGTTATATTTTGCAGGagtcaaaaaattatatatggatTTTCAAGTGCATGGGGGcataggaagagagaggaagttgGCACTCTTAACCCTTATCATGTTTTAAGAGTCGACTATAGTCACTAATTGGCAATTTCACCTTATGAAGGGCCTCCaatcaaaaattatatttgaacatATGCTCAATTTTACAGGTTTATCTTGAACATATACTTAAAGAAACTACTTAAATTTAAGGGTATTTATTATcttgattttgaaaagaaaggcacattttttctaatttagacTCCGTATTTCTGCTACTTTAAATTTTTCACATCCTACAACATCAAAATACTTTTAGGAAGATGAGTTTTGTCTAAACCCTCTATTTTATTCAAAGGACATCAGGGGACAGCAGTTGAATTTGCCCAAGTCACAATTAGTCTGAAAGCTAGTATAAATAAATAGCCAAAATTTTATAACCTCCTATTACTAATAAATTATGTGTTATTAATACAGCACATCTAAAAACAAGAACtattttggaaatgaaagagcaaaaagcaaaaaaggtgTATCTGTTTAGTTTTTCTGATAAGTAGTATACATAGCATTGTGTAACAGCTTGAGTAAACAGGAACacaattggggttttttttagattttttatttttttaagtaatctctacatccaaaatggggcttgaacccataaccccaagatcaagaataacacactataggggcgcctgggtggctcagtcggttaagcctctgacttcggctcaggtcagatctcacattcatgggttccagccccacatcaggctctgtgctgacagccagctcattgcctggagcctgcttctggttctgtgtctccttctctctctctgcccctccccctctcatgctctgtctctctctgtatcaaaaataaataaaacattttaaaaatttaaaaaaataataataataacacactatacaactgaaccacccaggcacccccaggaacACAATTATTACAGTGATATGCCCCTTTGACTCAATAATATTCCTAAAGAAATAAGTATATCAAGATACAcgcataaaaatattcttaagaattatttaaatagtaaaaacTGGAACCAAGCTAAATAGAGAATAAATCAAACATATAGACCTGACATGATCAAAAGTTCAAGATGTTTTGTTAGGTATTTAAAGGGGTATTAGGAGGAAAGAGTTTACAAAAACAATACCTAAACTATGATCTCAGGTTAGATTAAATGCACTACTCTCAATGATgagattatttcctttctcatgctcttatatttttaatatatttataattacaataaagatacttattttgaaattaatttgagcattatcatttattaaacttttatttgagCCAGAAGGTTACAATGAAAGAAACTAACATATAGACAGCTGATAGTATAACTTGGTAAGACTTTTCTGGAAGGCAGTATGACAACATTAAAATGCTCATACAAACTCACATCTACATGCCCTCCGCCCAAACCTGCctacaaaaatacacatacacacagagtggGAAAGGATCTTCGAAGGTATGAGAGATTTTTCAATTGAGTAATAAGGaacattatttctttcaaaatcacaATAATCTAGATAGATTTTTTTCAACCAAAAGTCTCTGGAAGGATAGGGACAGTGATATCCTTTGGCCTTAAAACTTCCCTTCTAGGAATATACtctaaagaaataatgacaaatttTAACAAAGGTGTTCATCATAAatctataaaagcaaaatatgggAAACTGTGTAAACACCAAATATGGGAATGATATATCCATATCCACTATGCAGTCATTGAAACTTGTATATAAATGTTAATGGTATAAGAAAATACAACAtaataataaatggtaaaaaaaaccAGGAAGTAAAATTTCAACCAAGTGATAATACAAAcgaaaaagactgaaagaaaaccaCTCAAAGGACTGATGTGGTTATCTTCAGGTAATAATACTATCAGggatttttcccttcatttttaaattatagattttcCAAACATTCTTCAAcaattaaaaatcacatataaccaaaaaaataagtaaaaaggaaaaatgactagCATCTTATAGTATTCTATACTAAGCTGTTGTCATTCTTTAATATTCTCCATAATTTCTAGCCCAATAAAGTTGCTAGGAgcctaaaaagcaaaaaaaaaaaaaaaaaaaaaaaaaaaaaaaaaaaccaagaaagaaacagaaaacaggatatatgagagagacagagctgaaaGAGAAAGTGACATGCAAAGTTATCAAAAAGCCAGAgtctggaggcgcctgggtggctcagtcgattaagcctccggcttcggctcaggtcatgatctcacagtttgtgggttcaagccccgcatggggctctgtgttgacagctagctcagagcctggagcctgcttcagactgtctccctctctctctgcccctcccctgctcgcacgctctctgtctctcaaaaataaattaaaaacattattaaaaaaatttttaacaaaaaaccaaaaaaaaacccaaaaagccaGTCTGTataacttctcttttttaatgttttcatagaGCAGAACTgtctaaagaaaaaattttcaaatagttGAGAAATTTATCaacctttaaatattaaaagttaataaaatgctagtaagaaaaaattaaaatcagataaGCAGTCAGAATTAAATACCagtaaagtaaaaacaaatctaaatgtGCCTATTATACAATACTATATTGCTCCGTAgtgtgttttttaatcttttttcactACTTACACATTACTACTAGACAGGACTAAAACTGTATTAGCAAAAAGTAATTACATGACAAATAAGATGTCAAACTGTTAGGCTTCAGTGGTAGTGAATGTAAAGAACATTTTTCTCCAATCCTTTCAACATAAATGCTTgaggtgtcaggatggccgagcgggctaaggcgccagactcaaCATAAATGCTTGTGATTTTCTAATAATCTGCAGAGAAATAAATGGCTTTACACCTCTATTTGCtaaaaatttcaaacttaaaagTCAAAAGAATTAAGTTATCTTATATGCATAAACTAACCAAAGTAGTACCAATTACTACAATGAAAAAAGAACTAAGCAAATAAATTCATTTACATGGGGTATATATCACTTACTACTTACCAGGATTATGATGAGTTGCAGATTCTCCATTCTGAAATACGTCTCCTGCCACATTCATTCTACCAGGATTAAAAGGTCCTACTCCAGTCTTGGTCTGTGAAGTTAAAGATGGGGTGTATGTTTGTATATTAACACCAAAATTACTTGACTGCAGTCCGTTAGAGACATCTCCCAAGTTGGTATTCTGCAGTGATGTTACATGTGTAATCATTAAGTTCATATCTCGCCCGTCAGTATTTTCTAATTGGCCATCATTCACAGAGCTTACACCTGTTTCTAAGGTTGTAACATTAGCAATCTGAATTTCAGAGTCTGGTTCTGTGGTGATACCACTATTACCCATTCCTGAATTTACCTTACTTCTTGAAAAACTGGAAGTGGAGAAATCCACATCATTGGTTCTGTTTTTAGGTTCAGGAGGTCTCCGTTCAATAAAATTGGAAGAATTTTTCTCTTGCCCTTGATTTGTTTCCATGTCCTCTTCATCATCAATAACAATTGTCTCACTTACACTTCCCTTCTGAGAAGCCAGCTCTTTTGAGGATGGAAGAATTTTGGAATCATTTCCTTGTACTTCTTCATTTCTTGATGATGTAGATGTTACAGTCCTTTGATCAGCTACCACTGGTGCAGAGGGTGGGGGAGCTTGTACAGGTTCGATAAAaacaacatcatcatcatcttccacTGAtgagttttgaaatttattagaTCTAGAAACTAAAGGATTAGGTGGACCACTAAATGAGTTTCCTACATCGGTGAGACTAGCTGCCATGGCCGTACTCCCGAACAAAACAGGAGTCTGATCTGTCAGCTCTAGTCCTCCCACTGAACCTGCGTCCATGCCAAGAAGCACCtgtcagagacagaaaaaagaaaaagaaaacaaatgtcagTATAATCTTTTGTTATTCtaacttaaataattatttatttatttggtttttatttgtttttaaagtttatatatttattttgagagagagaacgcaagcacATGTGAGCacaggagaagcagggagggacgggggaaggggagagggagagaaaaacagagacagagatggagggagggagggagagacagacagaaaaagaagagacaatcccaggcaggttcaGCACTATccatacaga is a window from the Suricata suricatta isolate VVHF042 chromosome 4, meerkat_22Aug2017_6uvM2_HiC, whole genome shotgun sequence genome containing:
- the ZMYM2 gene encoding zinc finger MYM-type protein 2 isoform X11, whose translation is MFLIHFSFFLLPQDQESPSTLSGASLAESEENTSIVLLGMDAGSVGGLELTDQTPVLFGSTAMAASLTDVGNSFSGPPNPLVSRSNKFQNSSVEDDDDVVFIEPVQAPPPSAPVVADQRTVTSTSSRNEEVQGNDSKILPSSKELASQKGSVSETIVIDDEEDMETNQGQEKNSSNFIERRPPEPKNRTNDVDFSTSSFSRSKTKTGVGPFNPGRMNVAGDVFQNGESATHHNPDSWISQSASFPRNQKQPGVDSLSPVASLPKQIFQPSAQQQQPPPPTKPVKVTCANCKKPLQKGQTAYQRKGSAHLFCSTTCLSSFSHKPAPKKLCVMCKKDITTMKGTIVAQVDSSESFQEFCSTSCLSLYEDKQNPTKGALNKSRCTICGKLTEIRHEVSFKNMTHKLCSDHCFNRYRMANGLIMNCCEQCGEYLPSKGAGNNVLVIDGQQKRFCCQSCVSEYKQVGSHPSFLKEVRDHMQDSFLMQPEIKVFVSVDQLLSSLFT
- the ZMYM2 gene encoding zinc finger MYM-type protein 2 isoform X8, which produces MFLIHFSFFLLPQDQESPSTLSGASLAESEENTSIVLLGMDAGSVGGLELTDQTPVLFGSTAMAASLTDVGNSFSGPPNPLVSRSNKFQNSSVEDDDDVVFIEPVQAPPPSAPVVADQRTVTSTSSRNEEVQGNDSKILPSSKELASQKGSVSETIVIDDEEDMETNQGQEKNSSNFIERRPPEPKNRTNDVDFSTSSFSRSKTKTGVGPFNPGRMNVAGDVFQNGESATHHNPDSWISQSASFPRNQKQPGVDSLSPVASLPKQIFQPSAQQQQPPPPTKPVKVTCANCKKPLQKGQTAYQRKGSAHLFCSTTCLSSFSHKPAPKKLCVMCKKDITTMKGTIVAQVDSSESFQEFCSTSCLSLYEDKQNPTKGALNKSRCTICGKLTEIRHEVSFKNMTHKLCSDHCFNRYRMANGLIMNCCEQCGEYLPSKGAGNNVLVIDGQQKRFCCQSCVSEYKQVGSHPSFLKEVRDHMQDSFLMQPEKYGKLTTCTGCRTQCRFFDMTQCIGPNGYMEPYCSTACMNSHKTKYAKSQSLGIICHFCKRNSLPQYQATMPDGKLYNFCNSSCVAKFQALSMQSSSNGQFVAPSDIQLKCNYCKNSFCSKPEILEWENKVHQFCSKTCSDDYKKLHCIVTYCEYCQEEKTLHETVNFSGVKRPFCSEGCKLLYKQDFARRLGLRCVTCNYCSQLCKKGATKELDGVVRDFCSEDCCKKFQDWYYKAARCDCCKSQGTLKERVQWRGEMKHFCDQHCLLRFYCQQNEPNMTTQKGPENLHYDQGCQTSRTKMTNNCHQPFPWFLWARQRLRGLTTQCTAPLYILQVH
- the ZMYM2 gene encoding zinc finger MYM-type protein 2 isoform X10; translation: MFLIHFSFFLLPQDQESPSTLSGASLAESEENTSIVLLGMDAGSVGGLELTDQTPVLFGSTAMAASLTDVGNSFSGPPNPLVSRSNKFQNSSVEDDDDVVFIEPVQAPPPSAPVVADQRTVTSTSSRNEEVQGNDSKILPSSKELASQKGSVSETIVIDDEEDMETNQGQEKNSSNFIERRPPEPKNRTNDVDFSTSSFSRSKTKTGVGPFNPGRMNVAGDVFQNGESATHHNPDSWISQSASFPRNQKQPGVDSLSPVASLPKQIFQPSAQQQQPPPPTKPVKVTCANCKKPLQKGQTAYQRKGSAHLFCSTTCLSSFSHKPAPKKLCVMCKKDITTMKGTIVAQVDSSESFQEFCSTSCLSLYEDKQNPTKGALNKSRCTICGKLTEIRHEVSFKNMTHKLCSDHCFNRYRMANGLIMNCCEQCGEYLPSKGAGNNVLVIDGQQKRFCCQSCVSEYKQVGSHPSFLKEVRDHMQDSFLMQPEKYGKLTTCTGCRTQCRFFDMTQCIGPNGYMEPYCSTACMNSHKTKYAKSQSLGIICHFCKRNSLPQYQATMPDGKLYNFCNSSCVAKFQALSMQSSSNGQFVAPSDIQLKCNYCKNSFCSKPEILEWENKVHQFCSKTCSDDYKKLHCIVTYCEYCQEEKTLHETVNFSGVKRPFCSEGCKLLYKQDFARRLGLRCVTCNYCSQLCKKGATKELDGVVRDFCSEDCCKKFQDWYYKEKYLTWRKKRACVLTLGLHGVTVVNLKEHLKRECSGVGK
- the ZMYM2 gene encoding zinc finger MYM-type protein 2 isoform X9 — its product is MFLIHFSFFLLPQDQESPSTLSGASLAESEENTSIVLLGMDAGSVGGLELTDQTPVLFGSTAMAASLTDVGNSFSGPPNPLVSRSNKFQNSSVEDDDDVVFIEPVQAPPPSAPVVADQRTVTSTSSRNEEVQGNDSKILPSSKELASQKGSVSETIVIDDEEDMETNQGQEKNSSNFIERRPPEPKNRTNDVDFSTSSFSRSKTKTGVGPFNPGRMNVAGDVFQNGESATHHNPDSWISQSASFPRNQKQPGVDSLSPVASLPKQIFQPSAQQQQPPPPTKPVKVTCANCKKPLQKGQTAYQRKGSAHLFCSTTCLSSFSHKPAPKKLCVMCKKDITTMKGTIVAQVDSSESFQEFCSTSCLSLYEDKQNPTKGALNKSRCTICGKLTEIRHEVSFKNMTHKLCSDHCFNRYRMANGLIMNCCEQCGEYLPSKGAGNNVLVIDGQQKRFCCQSCVSEYKQVGSHPSFLKEVRDHMQDSFLMQPEKYGKLTTCTGCRTQCRFFDMTQCIGPNGYMEPYCSTACMNSHKTKYAKSQSLGIICHFCKRNSLPQYQATMPDGKLYNFCNSSCVAKFQALSMQSSSNGQFVAPSDIQLKCNYCKNSFCSKPEILEWENKVHQFCSKTCSDDYKKLHCIVTYCEYCQEEKTLHETVNFSGVKRPFCSEGCKLLYKQDFARRLGLRCVTCNYCSQLCKKGATKELDGVVRDFCSEDCCKKFQDWYYKQEKYLTWRKKRACVLTLGLHGVTVVNLKEHLKRECSGVGK